A portion of the Glycine max cultivar Williams 82 chromosome 10, Glycine_max_v4.0, whole genome shotgun sequence genome contains these proteins:
- the LOC100499985 gene encoding uncharacterized protein LOC100499985: MAFSNALRSAAKLVASSESSLSNSVSRGFHSTGMKRMGGGHGHDEPYYLHAKHMYNLDRMKHQGLKMSLAVFTAFSIGVAVPVYAVIFQQKKTASS; the protein is encoded by the exons ATGGCCTTCAGCAACGCTCTCAGATCTGCCGCGAAGCTTGTCGCTTCTTCCGAATCCTCCCTCTCTAACTCAG TGAGCAGAGGTTTTCATTCAACTGGCATGAAGAGGATGGGAGGTGGACATGGCCATGATGAGCCCTATTATCTTCATGCAAAGCACATGTACAACTTGGACAGGATGAAGCACCAGGGGTTGAAAATGTCCCTTGCTGTATTCACTGCTTTCAGCATTGGGGTTGCAGTTCCAGTGTATGCTGTCATTTTCCAGCAAAAGAAGACAGCTTCTAGCTAG